The Bacteroidales bacterium nucleotide sequence GGCGTTTTAGTGCAACGGTATCGCCTTCGGGAAAGTTAAAAACAACCATATCGTTGCGTTCTACTTTTCCGAAACCAGCAAGGCGTTTATATGGCCATTGAACCCATTCTACAAAAGATTTTGCAGTTTCGCTAAACGGCATAGTATGATGTACAAAAGGAAAAGAAAGTGGGGTGTTAGGAATTCTTGGTCCATAGCTAACTTTGCTCACAAAAAGATAATCGCCGACCAATAATGTTTTTTCCATTGATGATGTTGGAATAGTAAAGGCTTCGATAAAAAATGTTCTAATAAGTGTAGCTGCTACTACTGCAAATATGATTGCATCAATCCATTCTACAAGTTTTGATGGTTTTTTACCACGTTTTTTCCAAAAGGTCCAATTAACTTTTTTAGAGATGTATATATCATAAAAAATAGGTAACCCTAATAATAACCAGTAATTTCCAATCCATATTACCCATAAAATAAAAATGGTGGTTGCAAAACCAAAACGAACCCATTTGTTTTTTAAAAATGCTTTTAATTTCTTCATATATTATTTTATTAAATTGTTCATAGTATAAATTCCTGCTGGTTGATTTATTAAATATTCTGCTGCCTTTATGGCTCCCAAAGCAAAACCGGTTCTGTTTTTAGCATTGTGAGTAAGGGTTATGCTGTCAACGTCGCTTTCAAATGTTAGTTTATGTTCTCCTATTACAGAATCTTTTCGGTATGAATAAATAGGTAAAGTATGAGACAAAGAATGGTTTTGTACATCTTGGTTTAAATAATTTTCAATTTTATTAAATTGTTTCATTTGGTTCATGACTATATTTGATAGTGTGAGTGCTGTGCCACTTGGACTATCTTTTTTTTGAGTATGATGCGTTTCTTCTATGTAAATATGATATTGTCCAATAAATTGATTCATGAGCTTTGTTGAATATTCGATTATTTTCATATAAAGATTGACCCCGATGCTAAAATTGGAGGCATAAAATAAGGTGCCATTATATTTTTTTTGCCATTGTTTTATAGTTGGCATATGTTCATACCAGCCTGTAGTACCACAAACAATAGGAATATTTTGTTCAAAACATATTTTTATGTTATCGATAGCCGAAGTTGGTTGTGTAAATTCTATAGCTACGTCAGTATGTATTTTTTTTAATTGAAATATATCTTGATGATTTTGAATGTCTATAATTTTGGTTACTTCTATTTGATTAGAATTTGCAAGGCGTTCAATTTCCTTGCCCATTTTTCCATATCCAATAATAGCGATTTTCATTTTTGTTGTAAAAATATAAAAAAGGGAAGCATATCGGCTTCCCTTTATAAAATTTTGATAAAAAAAATTACTTTTTAACAGTTTTTACAATTTCTGCAAAAGCACTAGGATTATTCATAGCTAAATCTGCTAATGCTTTTCGATTGAGTTCGATACCATGTTTATGAATGGCACCCATAAATTCGGAATACGACATTCCGTGTTCGCGAGCAGCTGCATTAATACGTTGAATCCACAATGCTCTAAATTCAATTTTCTTTTTGCGACGATCGCGATAAGCATAAGTTTGACCTTTTTCCCATGAGTTTTTTGCAACAGTCCAAACATTTTTGCGTGACAAAAAACTTCCTTTGGTTCTTTTTAAAATTTTCTTTCTTCTAGCTCTTGAAGCTACTGAATTTACTGAACGTGGCATAACACATTTTTTTTGTGAATGTTTAGCGTTAGTTATTACACTAATCTTTCGGGCTAAAACATTCGGTTAAACATTAAATTACTTATTTCATGCCTAATAAAAGCTTTGTACTTTCTAATCTTGCAGGTTCTACATCTGCAAAGTAACCAAGATTTCTTTTTCTTTTTTTCGATTTCTTGGTAAGAATGTGGCTTTTATAAGCATGTTTTCTTCTGATTTTACCGGTACCCGATATTTTAAATCTTTTTTTTGCACCGGAATTGGTTTTTACTTTTGGCATTGCCTTTTCCTCTTTATTTGGTTTGACATTAAGTTAATTTTTCTTTTTTGGTAAGGGGCTTATCATTAAAATCATTCGTTTACCTTCAAGTTTAGGTTCTTGTTCGAGTTTACCATATTCTTCTAAGTCTTTAACAAACCGGTCAAGTATTTCTTTACCTTGGTCTGCATAAAGAATAGAACGTCCCTTAAAAAAAACGAATGCTTTTACTTTATTCCCTTCTTGTAAAAAATTAATAGCATGTTTGAGCTTAAAGTTATAATCGTGGTCGTCGGTGTTAGGTCCAAAACGAATTTCTTTAACTACAACTTTGGCTGTTTTGGCTTTAATTTCTTTTTGTTTCTTTTTTTGTTGATATAAAAATTTTTGAAAATCAAGTATCTTACAAACAGGAGGTTGGGCATTGGGCGATATTTCAATTAAATCAAGTTCCATTTCTTGAGCAAGCTTAAGTGCTTCTTGAATTGATACGATACCAGGGTTAGGAATGTTGTCGCCAACTAAGCGAACCATCTTGGCTTTTATTTGCTCGTTAATTGAATACTGATATTCTAATTCATCTTTTTTGTTATGCATGTGTTGTCTATTTTGCATTTAAAAATTAAACCTCCTTTTTATTCATTTATTTCTTTTAATGTTTCGTTGATTTCTGATTGAATAAAATGGGCAAAATCTGCAACAGTCATGGAGCCTTTGTCGCCTTCGCCTTGTTTTCGAACAGAAATAGTTTCTGTTTCTTCTTCTTTTTCTCCAACTATTAGCATAAATGGAATACGCTTTAATTCATTGTCGCGTATCTTTTTGCCTATTTTTTCGTTTCTATCGTCAACGAGGGTGCGAATATCGTAATTATTTAGCAAATTTTCAACTTTTTTTGCATAATTGTTGAATTTTTCGCTTATAGGTAGTATTACAGCTTGTTCTGGAGTGAGCCATAATGGAAATTTTCCTGCAGTATGTTCAATTAAAACTGCTACAAATCGTTCCATAGAACCAAATGGGGCTCGATGTATCATAATAGGGCGGTGTTTTTGATTATCTTCACCGGTGTATTCTAAATCGAAACGTTCGGGTAGATTGTAGTCTACTTGAATGGTACCAAGTTGCCATTTTCTTCCGATAGCATCTTTAACCATGAAGTCAAGCTTAGGACCATAGAAAGCTGCTTCGCCTATCTCAACCGTAGTTTCTAAACCGCGTTCTTTTGCTGCTTCTATAATAGCTTGTTCGGCTTTGTGCCAATTTTCGTCAGAACCAATATATTTTTCTTTGTTATTAGGGTCCCTCAGTGATATTTGAGCAGTAAATTTATCGAAGTTTAATGTTTTAAAAATGTATAAAACAATATCGATAACTTTAACGAATTCGTCTTTTAATTGGTCAGGGCGACAGAAAATATGAGCATCATCTTGTGTAAATCCTCTAACGCGAGTAAGACCATGTAGTTCGCCACTTTGTTCGTAACGATACACCGTTCCAAATTCGGCTAAGCGAAGAGGTAAGTCTTTGTATGAGCGTGGTTTGTTTTTGTATATCTCGCAATGATGAGGGCAATTCATTGGTTTTAAAAGAAATTCTTCGCCTTCTTGTGGTGTATGTATGGGTTGGAAAGAATCTTTGCCATATTTTGCATAATGACCACTGGTAACATAAAGTTCTTTTTGTCCAATGTGAGGAGTAATTACTTGTTGATATCCGTATTTTTTTTGAATTTTCTTTAAAAATTGTTCTAGTCGTTCGCGTAGAGCAGCACCTTTAGGAAGCCAAATAGGCAAACCACTACCAACTGATTGCGAAAACATAAATAGTTCGAGCTCTTTACCAATTTTTCGATGGTCGCGTTTTTTAGCTTCTTCGAGCATAGCTATATATTCGTCGAGCATTTTTTGTTTTGGAAAACTAATTCCATAAATACGGGTGAGTTGTTTGCGTTTCTCGTCGCCACGCCAATATGCACCAGCTAAGCTCATTATCTTTATGGCTTTAATGTATCCGGTGTTAGGTAAGTGTGGTCCACGACAAAGGTCTGTAAAATTACCTTGTTGGTATATGCTTATGGTACCATCTTCGAGTTCTGAAATAAGTTCAGTTTTTAAGTAATCGTTTTTTTTGTTAAAAAAGTCGAGTGCTTCTTGTTTTGAAATATTTTTACGTACAATATTTTCTTTGTGTTGAGCCAATTCTTTCATCTTGGCTTCTATTTTTGGTAAATCGGCATCGGTAATAACTACACCTTCGGGAAATTCGACATCGTAATAAAAACCTTGTTCAATGGCAGGTCCAATACCAAATTTGGTGTTGGGATATAGTTGTTCTATTGCTTCGGCCATAAGGTGAGCTGAGCTATGCCAAAAGGCATGTTTGCCTTCTTCGTCGTTCCATGTGTGAATTTTTATTGTAGCATCGGTTTCAATAGGGCGAGTTAAGTCCCATAATTCATTATTAACAGTAATCGCCAATGCATCTTCAGCTAAACTACGGCTAAGTGATTTAGCAATATCGAGCCCTGTAACTCCTTTGTCAAACTCCAAAACCCTTTGGTCGGGTAGTGTTATTTTTATCATAATTAAAAAATTTGGAGTGCAAAGGTACAAAATAATTTAATATTATGTATAAATACCATATTTACATTAAGGTGAATTCTTTAAAAGGGGTTGTTTATAACGAAAAACGGCCATCAAAATGACAGCCGTTTTTAATCAAGAAACCATGAAACGAAATTTAAAGAACGTTTTATTTATATTCTTCAAGAATTTCTTTAACTTGTTCGGGTGCAACCCGTCCGTATGTTTTTTCGCCAATCATAACGACTGGAGCAAGTCCACAAGCACCGACACAACGTAAGCAGTTGAGCGAAAATTTACCATCGGCAGTACTTTCTCCAACTTTAATATTCAATTGTTTTTTGAATTCGTCAAGTACTTTTTCAGCACCGCGAACATAACATGCTGTTCCAAGGCAAATGGAAATGGGGTGCTCACCTTTGGGAGTCATGGTAAAAAAGGAGTAGAATGTAACAATACCATAAATTTTTGCTACTGATATTTTTAGTTCTTTGGCAATTATTTCTTGAACTTCGGCTGGTAGATAGCCAAATTCTCCTTGAACATTATGTAAGATATTGATAAGTTCGCCTTCATCGTTGTTGAACTTTTTGCAGATTTCTTGAATCTTTTTTATTTTCGATTCTGATATTTTAATGCTTACCATAGTTGTAAATTTTATTCTTCGTTTATAATGATTTCGTTCGCTTTTGAAAAATAATGAGTGTGTAAAAGATGATGTGATTTTTCGCTTAAAGGTTTACCCAGAAATTTTTCATAAAGTTCTATGATGGCTGGGTTTTCGTGTGATTTGCGAATTGGTTTATTAGCATCTTCTTGATAAATAGCTTTTGCACGTTTTTGTATCACATCCATTTTACCATGATGATAAGGTTGACCACCGCCGCCAATACATCCACCGGGACAAGCCATTACTTCGATAGCGTGCAATTGTATGCTACCGTTGCGAACTTGGTCGAGTAGTTTACGAGCATTTCCTAATCCATGAGCAATGCCTATTTTTAATGTAAGTCCATTAAAATCAACATCGGCAATGCGAAGGTTTTCTAAGCCTCTCAACTGTGAGAATTCTATTTTGTCGAGTTTTTTTCCGGTATGTAGTTCGTAAGCTGTGCGGCAGGCTGCTTCGATAACGCCACCCGTATTACCAAAAATAACACCGGCACCGGTTGATTCACCTAAGGGTAAATCAAATTCTTCGTCAGGCAATTCGAGGAAATTAATGTTCGATTGTTTGATAAGAGCTGCCAACTCTCGAGTTGATAGAGCATAATCAACATCGGGATTCCCATTAACTTTGAATTCATCGCGTTGACATTCATATTTTTTAGCTAAACAAGGCATAATTGAAACAACGACCATTTTTTCTCTATCAATACCAAGTTTTTGAGCGAAGTATGATTTAGCAATGGCCCCAAACATTTGTTGTGGTGACTTTGCCGATGATGGAACATCTAACAAATCGGGATAATATTCTTCGAAGAAATTGACCCATGCTGGACAGCAAGAAGTAAGGATAGGGAGTCGAACCGATTTATCGCCATTTAAGTAACGTGTTAGGCGATCGAGCAATTCAGCTCCTTCTTCCATAATGGTAAGGTCGGCAGCAAAATCGGTATCGAAAACATAATCAAATCCTAAACGCTTCAATGCAGCTACAAGTTTACCGGTAACGAGTGTGCCAGGTTCGAGTCCAAATTCTTCGCCGAGGGCAGCTCGAACTGCTGGTGCTGTTTGAACAACGACCACTTTTTCGGGATTAGCCAAAGCTCTGATAACTTTATTGGTATCGTCAACTTCTGTTAATGCACCGGTTGGGCAGACTGCAACGCATTGACCGCAATAAGTACATGTGCTTTTTACTAAATCTTGCTCAAATGCGGGTGCTACTACTGCCATAAATCCTC carries:
- the dapB gene encoding 4-hydroxy-tetrahydrodipicolinate reductase, translating into MKIAIIGYGKMGKEIERLANSNQIEVTKIIDIQNHQDIFQLKKIHTDVAIEFTQPTSAIDNIKICFEQNIPIVCGTTGWYEHMPTIKQWQKKYNGTLFYASNFSIGVNLYMKIIEYSTKLMNQFIGQYHIYIEETHHTQKKDSPSGTALTLSNIVMNQMKQFNKIENYLNQDVQNHSLSHTLPIYSYRKDSVIGEHKLTFESDVDSITLTHNAKNRTGFALGAIKAAEYLINQPAGIYTMNNLIK
- the rplT gene encoding 50S ribosomal protein L20, with amino-acid sequence MPRSVNSVASRARRKKILKRTKGSFLSRKNVWTVAKNSWEKGQTYAYRDRRKKKIEFRALWIQRINAAAREHGMSYSEFMGAIHKHGIELNRKALADLAMNNPSAFAEIVKTVKK
- the rpmI gene encoding 50S ribosomal protein L35, yielding MPKVKTNSGAKKRFKISGTGKIRRKHAYKSHILTKKSKKRKRNLGYFADVEPARLESTKLLLGMK
- a CDS encoding translation initiation factor IF-3 gives rise to the protein MQNRQHMHNKKDELEYQYSINEQIKAKMVRLVGDNIPNPGIVSIQEALKLAQEMELDLIEISPNAQPPVCKILDFQKFLYQQKKKQKEIKAKTAKVVVKEIRFGPNTDDHDYNFKLKHAINFLQEGNKVKAFVFFKGRSILYADQGKEILDRFVKDLEEYGKLEQEPKLEGKRMILMISPLPKKKN
- the thrS gene encoding threonine--tRNA ligase encodes the protein MIKITLPDQRVLEFDKGVTGLDIAKSLSRSLAEDALAITVNNELWDLTRPIETDATIKIHTWNDEEGKHAFWHSSAHLMAEAIEQLYPNTKFGIGPAIEQGFYYDVEFPEGVVITDADLPKIEAKMKELAQHKENIVRKNISKQEALDFFNKKNDYLKTELISELEDGTISIYQQGNFTDLCRGPHLPNTGYIKAIKIMSLAGAYWRGDEKRKQLTRIYGISFPKQKMLDEYIAMLEEAKKRDHRKIGKELELFMFSQSVGSGLPIWLPKGAALRERLEQFLKKIQKKYGYQQVITPHIGQKELYVTSGHYAKYGKDSFQPIHTPQEGEEFLLKPMNCPHHCEIYKNKPRSYKDLPLRLAEFGTVYRYEQSGELHGLTRVRGFTQDDAHIFCRPDQLKDEFVKVIDIVLYIFKTLNFDKFTAQISLRDPNNKEKYIGSDENWHKAEQAIIEAAKERGLETTVEIGEAAFYGPKLDFMVKDAIGRKWQLGTIQVDYNLPERFDLEYTGEDNQKHRPIMIHRAPFGSMERFVAVLIEHTAGKFPLWLTPEQAVILPISEKFNNYAKKVENLLNNYDIRTLVDDRNEKIGKKIRDNELKRIPFMLIVGEKEEETETISVRKQGEGDKGSMTVADFAHFIQSEINETLKEINE
- the nuoE gene encoding NADH-quinone oxidoreductase subunit NuoE, whose translation is MVSIKISESKIKKIQEICKKFNNDEGELINILHNVQGEFGYLPAEVQEIIAKELKISVAKIYGIVTFYSFFTMTPKGEHPISICLGTACYVRGAEKVLDEFKKQLNIKVGESTADGKFSLNCLRCVGACGLAPVVMIGEKTYGRVAPEQVKEILEEYK
- a CDS encoding iron hydrogenase small subunit, producing MEQIKVKIDGKEIAVEKGLTILEAAKKANINIPTLCYMKLDDFNIENKPGGCRICVVEVKGRKNLAPACATECNDGMEIQTSNIRVLNARKTVMELILSDHPFDCLVCAKNGKCDLQKMAQDLGIREIHYKGEQSTYRKDTSPSIIRDVDKCIMCRRCETMCNTVQTVGALSAVNRGFMAVVAPAFEQDLVKSTCTYCGQCVAVCPTGALTEVDDTNKVIRALANPEKVVVVQTAPAVRAALGEEFGLEPGTLVTGKLVAALKRLGFDYVFDTDFAADLTIMEEGAELLDRLTRYLNGDKSVRLPILTSCCPAWVNFFEEYYPDLLDVPSSAKSPQQMFGAIAKSYFAQKLGIDREKMVVVSIMPCLAKKYECQRDEFKVNGNPDVDYALSTRELAALIKQSNINFLELPDEEFDLPLGESTGAGVIFGNTGGVIEAACRTAYELHTGKKLDKIEFSQLRGLENLRIADVDFNGLTLKIGIAHGLGNARKLLDQVRNGSIQLHAIEVMACPGGCIGGGGQPYHHGKMDVIQKRAKAIYQEDANKPIRKSHENPAIIELYEKFLGKPLSEKSHHLLHTHYFSKANEIIINEE